From Methanotorris formicicus Mc-S-70:
TCTATTTGATGGGAACTACCGTTATTATATATTAATGCATATTAAAAATTTTTTGGGATGTGGTAAAGTAATTTTAAATGGGGTGAAAATATGGAAAAGAAAAAAGAACTTTTAAAGAAAATTAGAGAATTTATGATTTTAAATTTAGAAATAAAAAAACTATCAAAGGATTTGGGAATTAATGAGATACATGATACTTATGAAGAAGTTACAAAACTCGTTAGAGAACCAAATAAAAGATTATATAAGATGCTTTATGATGCGGCAAAGGAAATACAATATGATGAATATGATGGAAAGAAAAGGAAAGAAATTCCATGGTTTCCAAAGGTAGATTATGAAAAATGCAAAAATTGTAAGAAATGTGTTGAATTTTGCCCTAAAGGTGTCTATGATATAGAAAATGGTAGAGTTACTGTTAAATACCCCTACAACTGCATAATCAACTGCAACGCCTGTTCTTATATGTGCTGTGAGAACAATGCCATAATCTTTCCAGAAAATAAAATAGAAAAAAGTGGTAATTTATGAAAATTGGTTATTTGAGTTTAAGTGATAAAATAACGGTTATGTGCTATGGTTGCAATTTTAAATGCAAAAACTGCTTTGTGAAGATGAAGAGCTTTAAAGAAATCCCTCCAGATGAACTATGTAATACAATTGATGATTTATGTCACAAAAACAATATAAATACTATTTTAATCGCCGGTGGTGAGCCAACGCTTCAAAGGGATTTGCCCGAATTTACAAAATATCTAAAAAATAAAGGTAAAAAAGTAATTTTAACCACAAATGGATATTATTTAAAGGATATTGTTGATGATTTATTTGTTGATGAAATACACGTTGATTTAAAGGCATTTGATGATGAAAAGCACAAATATCTAACTGGAAAATCAAATAAAAATGTTTTAAAATGCATAGAATACTTAGCAGATAAAAATTTCAACTTTGAAGTAGATACTGTCCTAATCCCCAATATTGTTGATGTTGATGAGATTGAAAAGATTGCAGAATTTTTAAGTAGATGGGATGTTAAGTATAGGATTATTGGATACACTCCATTTAACAATAATCTAAATGCACGAAAACCAACAAAGGAAGAACTTTTAAAGGCAAAAGAAATTGCAAAAAAATATTTAAGTGATGTATCAACATCCTTAGATTTTAGGAGGCATAAGGCATCTAAAAAAATAATACTATAAAAGTTAAAAAAGTGAAACCATGCTAATAAAAATAGGGGGTAGTTTAACATATCATGCAGAAAAATTATTAAATGAATTAAAAAAAATAGAGAAGCCAATAATTATTATTCCTGGAGGAGGAGAGTTTGCCAATGTTGTTAGGAAACTCTACGAAAAGACAAATTTAAATGACAGAGGGGCGCATAAACTTGCAACTCTCTGTGTTGATTTGATGGGGATGTATTTTTCAGAGATTTCTTGCATAGAAACAACAGATAATCTTTTTGATGCAAAGAGGATATTGGAAAAAAATGGTAAAGTTATCTTTTTACCTTCAAAATTAGTCCTTTCGACTGATGAATTACCCCACTCTTGGGATGTAACATCTGATACAATAGCATTGTATGTGGCAAAGTTCTTAAACTTGAAGGAAATAATAGTTGCGACTGATGTTGATGGGGTATATGATAAATATCCTGGAGGGAAATTATTAAATACTATAAGTGCAAAAGACATTAGAGGTTTCACGTCTGTTGATAAACACTTACCCCAACTACTTATAAAATATAAAATGAACTGTTATGTAGTGAATGGGAAACATCCTGAGAGAATAATTAATTTATTAAACGGAAAAATGAGTATATGCACAAAAATAACATGGTTTTAACAATATCATAAAATAAAAATGGTGGTAGGA
This genomic window contains:
- a CDS encoding radical SAM protein; this encodes MKIGYLSLSDKITVMCYGCNFKCKNCFVKMKSFKEIPPDELCNTIDDLCHKNNINTILIAGGEPTLQRDLPEFTKYLKNKGKKVILTTNGYYLKDIVDDLFVDEIHVDLKAFDDEKHKYLTGKSNKNVLKCIEYLADKNFNFEVDTVLIPNIVDVDEIEKIAEFLSRWDVKYRIIGYTPFNNNLNARKPTKEELLKAKEIAKKYLSDVSTSLDFRRHKASKKIIL
- the mfnE gene encoding [5-(aminomethyl)furan-3-yl]methyl phosphate kinase, which codes for MLIKIGGSLTYHAEKLLNELKKIEKPIIIIPGGGEFANVVRKLYEKTNLNDRGAHKLATLCVDLMGMYFSEISCIETTDNLFDAKRILEKNGKVIFLPSKLVLSTDELPHSWDVTSDTIALYVAKFLNLKEIIVATDVDGVYDKYPGGKLLNTISAKDIRGFTSVDKHLPQLLIKYKMNCYVVNGKHPERIINLLNGKMSICTKITWF
- a CDS encoding 4Fe-4S dicluster domain-containing protein, with protein sequence MEKKKELLKKIREFMILNLEIKKLSKDLGINEIHDTYEEVTKLVREPNKRLYKMLYDAAKEIQYDEYDGKKRKEIPWFPKVDYEKCKNCKKCVEFCPKGVYDIENGRVTVKYPYNCIINCNACSYMCCENNAIIFPENKIEKSGNL